Within Nycticebus coucang isolate mNycCou1 chromosome 16, mNycCou1.pri, whole genome shotgun sequence, the genomic segment ttgttgcccaggctagaatgcaatggtatgatcatagctcactatagcctctaACTTCTGAATttatgtgatcctcctgcttcagcctcccaagtagctaggacaggcacatgctaccgtgtgctaattttttcctatattttgcagagataggggtctcactatgttgcctaggctggtctccaactcttggcctcaagcaatcctcctgagtcAGTCTtgcaaaatgctaggattataggcatgagctactgcacctggccacaaattcatttttttaagatgtgTTCACAGTTTAATCTGGTCCCATTCCTTTGCATCTAAACTCCATTGGCCAaggaattctttttcctttcctttttttccactgTTGTACATACTTAGTTCTGAGTCCTTATGGGTGAAATTACAACAGGTCAGGGCTTGGATGGGCTGTGAATAAGTGGAAGATCAAGGGCTATGTGGGTGGGAGATGGACTTCTGCTGGGGGAAGGGAATGGGTGCAGGGGGCTGAAGCCAGATTTGGAAGTTCGAATTATTCTGATTTAGGGGCCAGGGTCTGGAATCTATGAGTTCAGGGGCACAAAGAGAGACTAGAGAAATACCTTCTCCACCCAGCCTTATATGTCATCATTTGAAATTCCTTCCTTTGACTTAGGATTTTTTGCTCATTAAAAGGAGAGGACACTGCATTCCCACTCCAAGTACTTACCTAGGAGTCTGGAGACCTGGGCTTtcagctctgagcctcagtttccctgcttCCTGAACCACCATACAGTGATGGGAATGGATGactgccaggggtcctcaaactttttaaacagggggccggttcactgtccctcagactgttggagggccggactatagtttaaaaaaaaaactatgaacaaattcctatgcacacttcacatatcttattttgaagtaaaaaaacaaatgggaacaaatacaatcacactgcctcatgtggcccgtgggccgcagtttgaggacccctggttaacCTTTCAAGACATACAGACCCTTTGGAACCTTGGATGGAAGTTAGAGATACTCTCATGTATACACAGCAATCCTTACTTCCTCATCTAAGAATACCACAATGAGGAGTCCTTTAAGGCTTCCTCCCCTTCAGGACTCGGTAGGTCCGAGCTGTGGATAAGTGTGAACACAGTGCCAACACTGTGCAGAATGCCCTCGCATCCATTCTCCCATTTGCCTCTCACAACAGCCCCAAGAAGAGGGGCAGATATTATCATTCCCActtaacagatgaggaagctgaagcttGGAGGCCTAAAGCTTCATTCAGGGTCAACTCAAGACTCATTGAAGGTCAAACAgtggtctttattttattttattttattttttttagacagagcctctcaagctatcaccctgggtagagtgccatggcatcacagctcacagtaacctccaactcctgggctcaagcgattctcctgcctctgcctcccaagtagctgggactacaggcgcccgccacaacgcccagctatttttttggttgcagccgtcattgtttttgGCGGGCCCTgactggattcgaacttgccagctcaggtgtacgtggctggtgccttagctgcgtgagccacaggtgctaagccagTTAGTCTTTAAATATTCATACAGGGACCAGCACCCATATCTTCACATTATACGCACATATATTCACACATATTTATCATCTTCTTCAAACACCAAAACTTTCATGAATTTGCCTCCATTTCCAGACCTCCTCCATGCCTGTAGAAACACATAGAGCTCAGACCTTTTGGCTCAAAGTGCATCCTAAGTTTTTTGGAACTTACTCAAGGCTAcccagtgtttctttctttctttctttttttttgcagtttttggttggggctgggtttgaacccgctacctccagcatatggggccagcgctctactcctttgagccacaggtgccatacATCCAGTGTTTATAGGAACTGGGACTCACAGCCAGCCAGCTGGCCCCAGGCTCCAGCTGAGCCTCAGCAGCCTCTCCCAGCAGACAGAAAGTGGTACAGAAAGTGGTGGTTTTCCTTTTCATCAGGAAAGTGGTTTGAATTAAACCTAGATGAAGCACACATGAAAGGGTTAACAAAGGGCCAGGTTGTGGGCAGTGGTGATGGACTGGGTGGGACAGGGCCAGGTGAAGGAGAGGAAGGGCTGAGCTTCCCCTGCAGTCTTCTCTGGCAGGTCAGCAGTGTGGGTCTGACTTTGCTGCCTGCTGTTGACCTTCCTGAAAGCCTCCATGAATGTGGCCTCAGCCCTCCAGGTGAGGGGAAGGTCTGGAGGGAGTGAAGAGGCCTACTGGCCAGAACAGAGGGAGCATGAGTTGGGTACATGATGATAGGGTTCGAAGCCAAGCCAGTGTTGGTACTGCAGGTTATCACTGGCTTAAAACTGGCAGGTGTCCATAAAGCGACCCTAACTAACGTGTGCTGTCTCCTCTTGCAGAGGCCATGCCACTGAAACATTATCTACTTTTGCTGGTGGGCTGCCATGCCTGGGGTGCAGGCTTGGCCTACTATGGCTGCCCGAATGAGTGCACCTGCTCCCGGGCTTCCCAGGTGGAGTGCACCGGGGCACGTATCATGGCAGTGCCCAGCCCTCTGCCCTGGAACGCCATGAGCCTGCAGATCCTCAACACACACATCACTGAACTTGACGAGTCCCCGTTCCTCAACATCTCGGCCCTCATCGCCCTGAGGATTGAGAAGAATGAGCTATCACACATCAGGCCCGGGGCCTTCCGCCACCTGGGCTCCCTGCGCTATCTTAGCCTTGCCAACAACAAGCTTCAGGTTCTGCCTGTTGGCCTCTTCCAAGGCCTGGACAACCTGGAGTCGCTCCTTCTGTCCAGCAACCAGCTGATGCAGATCCAGCCAGCCCACTTCGCCCAGTGCAGCAACCTCAAGGAGCTGCAGTTGCATGGCAACCATCTGGAATACATCCCTGATGGTGTCTTTGACCACTTGGTGGGCCTCACGAAGCTCAATCTGGGCAAGAACAGCCTCACCCACCTCTCACCCAGGGTCTTCCAGCACCTGGGCAACCTCCAGGTCCTCCGGCTGTACGAGAACAGGCTCTCAGACATCCCCATGGGCACTTTTGACGGGCTTGGCAACCTCCAGGAACTGGCCCTGCAGCAGAACCAGATCAGTGTGCTCTCTCCTGGCCTCTTCCACAACAACCACCACCTCCAGAGGCTCTATCTGTCCAACAACCACATCTCCCAGCTGCCCCCTGGCATCTTCATGCAGCTTCCACAGCTCAGCCGTCTCACCCTGTTTGGGAACTCCCTGAAGGAGCTCTCTCCAGGACTCTTCGGGCCCATGCCCGACCTGCGTGAGCTTTGGCTCTATGACAACCATATCACTTCTCTGCCCGACAACGTCTTCAGCAACCTCCACCAGCTGCAGGTCCTGATCCTCAGCCGCAACCAGATCAGCTTCATCTCTCCTGGTGCCTTCAACGGGTTGACAGAGCTTCGAGAGCTGTCCCTGCACACCAACAGTCTAGAGGGGCTGGACGGGAACGTCTTCCGTGGGCTGGCCAACCTGCAGAACATCTCCTTGCAGAACAACCGCATCCGACAGCTCCCAGGGAATATCTTCGCCAATGTCAACAGCCTCATGGCCATCCAGCTGCAGAGCAACCAGCTGGAGAACCTGCCCCTGGGCATCTTTGATCACCTGGGGCACCTGTGTGAGCTGCGGCTCTACGATAACCCCTGGAGGTGTGACGGGGACATCCTTCCACTCCGCAACTGGCTGCTACTCAACCAGCCCAGGTTAGGGACAGACCCCCTCCCCGTGTGCTTCAGCCCAGCCAGTGTCCAAGGACAGTCCCTCATCTATATCAACATCAATGTTGCTGTCCCTGAGGTACCCAGCTACCCGGACACACCCAGCTACTTCGACACCACATCCATCTCTTCTACCACTGAATTAACCAGCCCCGTGGAAGACTACACCGATCCGACCACCATCCAGGTCACTGATGACCGAAGCACGTGGGGTATGACCCAGGCCCAGAGCGGGCTGGCCATTGCTGCCATTGTCATCGGCATCGTTGCCCTGGGCTGCTCCCTGGCTGCCTGCATAGGCTGTTGCTGCTGCAAGAGGAGGAGCCAGGCGGTCCTGATGCAGATGAAGGCGCCCAATGAGTGTTAGAGAGAGGCAGGCTGGagctgggctgggggaggggagggctggaggGTCTGGCAATTCCATCTTTCTGTCTCCACCCTTGGGTCCACAGAGCTACCCCACGCTCACTCCTTCTGGGCCCTAGGAAAGGTGTCCCGAACTCTTCCCAACCTGCTGGATTCTCCTGTAGAGAACCAGTTCTTGCCACCAGGGAGATCCAACTGACCAAGGCAAAAACCCTGAGGGATTTCTAATTTACACCCCGGGGCCTTTTCAAGAGGATTTCTCCTCCAAATCCTTATCACCCCTCCTCTAAGAACCACCTGCCCTGTGCTCAGGCCCCTTCCTGGCCTCCGTGGACTCAATCATTGCAAAGCCTGCTCACTGTGTGGAAATAGTTCTCCCCCAGGACAGCCCTGTCCTCAAAGTATTATGTAAGTCCATGTCCCTTCTTTGGCTCCTTTGTTCTGTGGCGTGATCCCTTAGATGAAAGTTCTCTCCTAGATTTTCCGCTCCTGAGGGCAGGGTGAGTTCTCTCCTCAAAGGAGACTTCCAGCCATGCAGCTCGTTCCCTGCACGTGGCCCAGCACCCTGGCTTTGAGGATGCTgcgaaagagagaaggaaaaactagGAGCCGCTCAGCTCCTAGTGACAGAGCTGTCATTAGTACCTCTCTTTTATCACAAGAAGAAAGACATCAGCACAATCAATTCAGCCTTTTATAGAATGATATTTCCAAAGTGTGAACTTTACTTTGAAAATGTTAGCCCTTTAAGGAATCAAAATCCTGTAGAATTTCAGACTTCTAAACACATTAAAATCAGGTTATTGGCACTGAATGGAGAAAGGAATTTGGTGCCTGGGAGTCCCCGTGTTCACTCCCAGAACTTTTCCTGGAGAATACTGAGGTGTCTGGAGATGGCATGGACGAACCTGTGACCCGGCACCCCATGAGCCAGGATGGGTCCCTCACTGCCCCCCATAGCAGCTCATGCAAAGGCCCAGCGATGGAGCAGAAGACGTGGGCATGGACAGGAACTCTCATTACATCCTGCGACCTGAGGCCCCAGGCCGGTTGGTCAGGAGCATTCTGACTACAGAGGCCCATGCGACCTCACCCCCTTCCCTGCCAACACGCTGTCTGCTACTCATTGGAGGCCCCTCCGCCTGGGGCCTTTTATGGGCATGATTTGCCtgtatctgtttttaattttcattctctaTTTGGGAGAAGTGAAATAGTTCAGAGATGAGATCCTTTAATTGAATGACCATGTGTAATGGAATCCAGCAATCTCTCTGATGTTGTGGTTAAAATTCTCCATTAACAGTGCAGTTAACTAGCAGTGAACGTTGAGAATTTTCCTCTGTGGCAAGCAACATCAGGGTACGTGGACAGGCCACAAGGGGTCTGGGGGCTCTCTGGAGCGCCTTGGGCCTATGGTCTGGTTATAAGAGTTGCGTTGTTTGCTCTGCGGTACTCCTCCTCCTCGAGTTACGGTCACATGAGTATCTGCCTTTGCCGTGCAAGAAAGGCCTGTCTTGGGCTTTCATCATAAAACCAAAGAAATTGGGGGTCACTCCTCTCTTGCTCCTTGCGTCTCAGTTATCAGAACCTTGCTCGGTACTGTATGGATCAAAAGCtttataaatatggaaaagattgaacttGCCTTTCCGTTACTGAAAACCGACCCCTCTTATAGGCCTCGTTGGGCTGCGTGTGTGTCGTTTCCTCTCTGTAGAAGTTAGAGGTATGACCAAGTTCGTGGAGCCTTCATGGGCAACACCACCATTTCCACAACCGTTCAGATGTCTGTGCCATGTTGCAGgagaactcccaagctcaagaaGTGTGTGCTGAGCAGGCAGCTGGGGTCCGCCTGATAAGTAGGGCTGGTAAACCCAGGTTGGTTGCATCCTAGCCTTTCACTAGGAAGCACTCAAAGGGTCAGCCCCCAGATCTCCTAGTCAGAACTGACTCCAGGTGGCCggggaggtggtggtggtctTGGGAAGGAAGCCATCGCTTGGCACAGAGAGGGCAGGCCACCGGGTGAAACTCCTCCCAGTCCCAGGTACCTTCTCCTAAGGAGAGACTATTCTCACCAGCTCATGGCCTTCATGCTCCCTTCAAATATAGACTACGCTTGCCTTGCTTAGAGAATGGCTGCAaatagtcccaggtgcttggtgATGTATTTAGAGATTTCTAAGCCCCCAGGGTCTCATGAACCGTGAAGGGCAGGGTTGGGGATCTATCTTTTGCTGGATGCTGCTTGTAATAAATTTGGTGT encodes:
- the LRRC15 gene encoding leucine-rich repeat-containing protein 15, with product MPLKHYLLLLVGCHAWGAGLAYYGCPNECTCSRASQVECTGARIMAVPSPLPWNAMSLQILNTHITELDESPFLNISALIALRIEKNELSHIRPGAFRHLGSLRYLSLANNKLQVLPVGLFQGLDNLESLLLSSNQLMQIQPAHFAQCSNLKELQLHGNHLEYIPDGVFDHLVGLTKLNLGKNSLTHLSPRVFQHLGNLQVLRLYENRLSDIPMGTFDGLGNLQELALQQNQISVLSPGLFHNNHHLQRLYLSNNHISQLPPGIFMQLPQLSRLTLFGNSLKELSPGLFGPMPDLRELWLYDNHITSLPDNVFSNLHQLQVLILSRNQISFISPGAFNGLTELRELSLHTNSLEGLDGNVFRGLANLQNISLQNNRIRQLPGNIFANVNSLMAIQLQSNQLENLPLGIFDHLGHLCELRLYDNPWRCDGDILPLRNWLLLNQPRLGTDPLPVCFSPASVQGQSLIYININVAVPEVPSYPDTPSYFDTTSISSTTELTSPVEDYTDPTTIQVTDDRSTWGMTQAQSGLAIAAIVIGIVALGCSLAACIGCCCCKRRSQAVLMQMKAPNEC